In Calliopsis andreniformis isolate RMS-2024a chromosome 8, iyCalAndr_principal, whole genome shotgun sequence, one DNA window encodes the following:
- the LOC143182632 gene encoding esterase AGAP003155 has product MTPVLHKLRILAIHGYAQSDIIFKAKLGSLRKGFKKEVEFIFLQAPHQVPMESNFGIDETGEGYGWWFNTEDHIFKAVVPSNLSVGFEDSVKLIEKTFQESGPFDGILGFSQGAAFVTILCSMQQKKLLKIKFDFVIIISGFKSLCMPHEMYYDEKITIPSLHIYGESDQIIPTEMAEEVSNLFLNKTKIKHEGGHYIPSKKEFYREFILEMYSNKISVN; this is encoded by the exons ATGACACCTGTATTGCATAAGTTACGA ATACTTGCAATTCATGGATATGCTCAGTCAGATATTATTTTTAAAGCAAAATTAGGTTCATTACGAAAAGGATTTAAAAAAGAAGTTGAGTTTATATTTCTACAAGCACCTCATCAGGTTCCAATGGAAAGCAATTTTGGTATAGATGAAACAGGAGAAG GATATGGATGGTGGTTTAACACAGAGGATCACATATTTAAAGCAGTTGTACCAAGCAATTTATCTGTAGGTTTTGAAGATAgtgtaaaattaattgaaaagaCATTTCAAGAATCTGGCCCATTTGATGGTATCTTAGGTTTTTCACAAGGGGCTGCTTTTGTTACTATACTTTGTTCTATGCAGCAAAAGAAAT tattaaaaattaaatttgattttgtaatTATTATATCAGGATTTAAATCTTTATGTATGCCTCATGAAATGTATTATGATGAAAAAATAACTATACCTTCTTTACACATTTATGGAGAATCTGATCAAATTATTCCAACAG AAATGGCAGAAGAAGttagtaatttatttttaaataaaaccaaAATAAAGCATGAAGGTGGTCACTACATACCAAGTAAAAAAGAGTTTTATAGAGAATTTATTCTGGAAAtgtattcaaataaaataagTGTTAATTAA
- the Mora gene encoding cysteine and histidine rich domain containing protein, translating into MSQETTLLHCYNRGCGKKFDPNNNKEGDCVHHPGHPVFHDAYKGWSCCNKKCTDFTEFLNIKGCTKSCHSNVKPPEPKKPTVDKSKAAEVIEVTAQTLNNGTKLQRPPFDATQIILTPTISPTLLEQIKGLIFCAQKSTFNTTVQIGQTCKNNSCKATYKGPASDDEECNYHPGVPVFHEGMKYWSCCQKKTTEFSVFLEQPGCMQGKHIWVSKNTGKEVKCRMDWHQTGSFIVVSIFAKKYIPDQSIVKLNPVRLSVELFFIEDNSRYDCDLELTGIVDVTQSSVNMLPTKVEIKLKKAEPGSWTKLYFSNRRNIDTEENTKNENITAQVDAIDLNDL; encoded by the exons GTGATTGTGTTCATCACCCTGGTCATCCAGTATTTCATGACGCTTACAAAGGCTGGTCTTGTTGTAACAAAAAATGTACAGATTTTacagaatttttgaatattaaagGTTGCACAAAATCATGTCATTCAAACGTAAAACCACCAGAACCAAAAAAACCTACTGTTGACAAATCAAAAGCTGCAGAAGTAATTGAAGTAACTGCACAAACCCTTAATAATGGAACTAAGTTACAAAGACCTCCTTTTGATGCTACACAAATTATTTTAACACCTACTATATCACCTACATTGCTAGAACAAATTAAAGGATTAATTTTCTGTGCACAAAAAAGTACATTCAATACTACAGTTCAAATTGGACAAACATGTAAAAATAATTCATGTAAAGCAACATATAAAGGCCCTGCATCTGATGACGAAGAATGTAATTATCATCCTGGTGTTCCTGTTTTCCATGAAGGAATGAAATATTGGTCTTGTTGCCAAAAGAAAACTACAGAGTTTTCTGTATTTTTAGAACAACCAGGATGTATGCAAGGGAAACATATATGGGTGTCTAAG AATACTGGTAAAGAAGTTAAATGCAGAATGGACTGGCATCAAACTGGTTCATTTATTGTAGTTTCTATTTTTGCAAAAAAATATATACCAGACCAGTCCATCGTTAAATTAAATCCTGTACGTTTATCTGTAGAATTATTCTTTATAGAAGACAATTCAAGATATGATTGTGATTTAGAATTAACAGGG ATTGTTGATGTTACACAAAGTAGTGTCAATATGCTGCCTactaaagtagaaattaaattgaaaaaaGCTGAACCTGGATCATGGACAAAGCTCTATTTTAGTAATAGAAGAAATATAGATACTGAAGAAAATACTAAAAACGAAAATATTACTGCCCAAGTTGATGCTATTGATCTTAATGATCTTTAA